The following are from one region of the Bradyrhizobium septentrionale genome:
- a CDS encoding DUF2167 domain-containing protein has protein sequence MQKLISIVAIMLAVLFGALPAFGQGSPPSEAARKAELVAAWQAASQAGTAGPADVTLIDQAKLKLPEGYFFVPKTEGTRVLRALGNLVNDATFVGLVVGTRQNDQWIVVIRYVKEGYIKDDDAKNWKADELLSGIKEGVEESNKDRVARGFPELEVVGWIQPPAYDATSHRLVWSMLGKDKGQPDNEPKGVNFNTYALGRDGYFSLNLLSNSDRIEREKPVARELLADLAYNAGKRYEDFSASTDRVAAYGLAALIGGVAAKKLGLLAIVMAFVLKFAKVILLGMAAFGAGIMKFFRRKPRTDPGGDAT, from the coding sequence GTGCAAAAGTTGATTTCCATTGTGGCCATCATGCTGGCCGTCCTGTTCGGGGCGCTGCCGGCATTCGGGCAGGGTTCGCCGCCAAGTGAAGCCGCACGAAAGGCCGAACTGGTTGCCGCCTGGCAGGCTGCAAGCCAGGCCGGCACCGCCGGCCCCGCAGACGTGACGTTGATCGATCAAGCCAAGCTCAAGCTGCCGGAGGGCTATTTCTTCGTGCCGAAGACCGAGGGCACGCGCGTGTTGCGGGCGCTCGGCAATCTCGTCAACGATGCAACCTTTGTCGGCCTTGTCGTCGGGACGCGCCAGAACGATCAATGGATCGTGGTGATCCGCTACGTCAAGGAAGGCTACATCAAGGATGACGATGCGAAGAACTGGAAGGCCGACGAGCTCCTGAGCGGCATCAAGGAAGGCGTGGAGGAGAGTAACAAGGATCGCGTCGCGCGCGGCTTCCCTGAGCTGGAGGTCGTCGGATGGATCCAGCCGCCGGCCTATGACGCCACGTCCCACCGCCTGGTGTGGTCGATGCTGGGCAAGGACAAGGGGCAGCCCGATAACGAGCCGAAGGGTGTCAACTTCAATACCTACGCGCTGGGACGAGACGGCTATTTCAGCCTGAACCTGCTGTCGAATTCCGATCGCATCGAACGGGAGAAGCCGGTCGCGCGGGAATTGCTCGCTGACCTGGCCTACAATGCGGGCAAGCGCTACGAGGATTTCAGCGCCAGCACCGATCGCGTCGCGGCCTACGGCCTCGCTGCACTGATCGGCGGGGTTGCGGCCAAGAAGCTCGGGCTGCTTGCGATCGTGATGGCCTTTGTCCTGAAATTCGCCAAGGTGATCCTGCTCGGCATGGCGGCGTTCGGCGCCGGCATCATGAAGTTCTTCCGGCGCAAGCCGCGCACCGATCCGGGTGGTGATGCGACGTGA
- a CDS encoding site-2 protease family protein, producing MKALLVLLLSGLKWGKLAASGGSMLLSLAIYATIWGWRYAAGFIALLFAHEMGHYVAARQRGLDVGAPAFIPFMGAFIALKDHPADVETEAYVAIAGPVVGTVAALAVYLWARSEDSGRLLAIAYSGLFLNLFNLLPVSPLDGGRVTAVLSPRIWFAGVPILLALMLYRPSPMLLIVAILAAPQLLHAWRYDPHAPENIAYYGVPLQTKLEYGAAYLGLAALLAIMTYDVHEMLSRIARPA from the coding sequence GTGAAGGCGCTGCTGGTCCTTCTTCTCTCGGGTCTCAAATGGGGCAAGCTCGCGGCCAGCGGCGGAAGCATGCTGCTGTCGCTCGCGATCTACGCGACGATCTGGGGCTGGCGCTACGCCGCGGGCTTTATCGCGTTGCTGTTCGCGCATGAGATGGGGCACTACGTTGCTGCGCGCCAGCGCGGCCTCGATGTCGGGGCGCCGGCCTTCATCCCATTCATGGGCGCCTTTATCGCGCTGAAGGACCACCCGGCGGATGTCGAAACCGAAGCCTATGTTGCGATCGCAGGCCCTGTGGTCGGAACGGTCGCAGCACTCGCGGTCTATCTATGGGCACGGTCTGAAGATAGCGGCCGTCTGCTGGCGATTGCCTATTCGGGCCTCTTCCTCAATCTGTTCAACTTGCTGCCGGTGTCGCCGCTCGATGGCGGCAGGGTGACGGCGGTGCTCAGTCCCCGCATCTGGTTCGCCGGTGTGCCGATCCTGCTGGCGTTGATGCTGTACCGGCCGAGCCCGATGCTTCTGATCGTCGCGATTCTTGCGGCGCCTCAGTTGCTTCACGCTTGGCGATACGATCCTCACGCCCCCGAGAACATCGCCTATTACGGCGTTCCGCTTCAGACCAAGCTCGAATACGGGGCCGCCTATCTGGGACTTGCGGCGCTGCTTGCGATCATGACCTATGACGTCCACGAGATGTTGAGTCGGATCGCCCGTCCGGCATGA
- a CDS encoding ABC transporter substrate-binding protein has product MPRRSIISMAWVLLLCSAGACPSRAADAGGPIRVGAVLPFSGGVELYGQQAKLGLDLAARDINAAGGILGRPIEIIYADDKTRPEAAADAMRSLVEKDGALAVVGPITSRNLNALVPLAESSKTPLLYATNYEGGKCSRYLFAFGAVPNQELGQLLPYMTQTFGNTYFLLGADRVWPHQMFDIAQPLIEKLGGKVVGTKYTLGTETDFSPLIKEVAASKAKVLLFALKGDGMDFIRQADEAGLLKDITVAFLGLSEVDLGIFRGKGQNMVTVVPAVAASDDPSVKAFVAKARAAAGAGVAVSNYVMTHYNTLIALKAAAEKAGKLDKEAIIDAMAGLTIASPTGPVTLGQDHHAAMNMFIARTQGSELVQVRALGEITPQPGCSLAGR; this is encoded by the coding sequence ATGCCGCGACGGTCGATCATCAGCATGGCGTGGGTTCTTCTGCTCTGCTCGGCGGGCGCGTGTCCTTCGCGCGCAGCGGACGCCGGCGGACCGATCCGGGTCGGCGCGGTGCTGCCGTTTTCCGGGGGCGTCGAGCTTTATGGCCAGCAGGCGAAGCTCGGGCTCGATCTCGCCGCGCGCGACATCAACGCGGCGGGCGGGATTCTCGGCCGTCCCATCGAGATCATCTATGCCGACGACAAGACGCGGCCGGAGGCCGCCGCTGACGCGATGCGCTCGCTGGTCGAGAAGGACGGCGCACTGGCCGTGGTCGGTCCGATCACCTCGCGCAATCTGAATGCGTTGGTGCCGCTGGCCGAGAGCTCGAAGACGCCGCTGCTCTACGCCACCAATTACGAGGGCGGCAAATGCAGCCGCTATCTGTTTGCGTTCGGCGCGGTGCCGAACCAGGAACTCGGCCAGCTGCTGCCCTACATGACCCAGACCTTCGGCAACACATACTTCCTGCTCGGCGCCGACCGGGTCTGGCCGCACCAGATGTTCGACATCGCACAGCCCCTGATCGAGAAGCTCGGCGGCAAGGTGGTCGGGACCAAATACACGCTGGGGACCGAGACCGATTTTTCGCCGCTGATCAAGGAGGTCGCGGCGAGCAAGGCCAAGGTGCTGCTGTTCGCGCTGAAGGGCGACGGCATGGATTTCATCCGGCAGGCCGACGAGGCCGGGTTGCTGAAGGACATCACGGTCGCTTTCCTTGGCTTGTCGGAGGTCGATCTCGGCATCTTCCGCGGCAAGGGACAGAACATGGTGACCGTGGTGCCGGCGGTCGCGGCGAGCGACGACCCCTCGGTCAAGGCGTTCGTCGCCAAGGCGCGCGCCGCGGCGGGCGCCGGTGTGGCCGTGTCGAATTACGTGATGACGCATTACAACACCCTGATCGCGCTCAAGGCGGCGGCCGAAAAGGCCGGTAAGCTCGACAAGGAGGCCATCATCGATGCGATGGCCGGCCTCACCATTGCGTCGCCGACCGGTCCCGTGACGCTCGGTCAGGATCACCACGCCGCGATGAACATGTTCATCGCCAGGACGCAAGGGAGCGAGCTAGTGCAGGTCCGTGCGCTCGGCGAGATCACACCGCAGCCCGGATGCAGTTTGGCTGGTCGCTAG
- a CDS encoding MFS transporter, translating to MSNSTYRWVIVAAGGLLGCVAIGGMFSLPVFLQPMARETGWSVTGISSAMTIGFLAMAFTSMIWGTLSDRFGPLPVVLTGSVVLASSLALASQATSLLAFQFVFGVLVGGATAAIFAPMMACVTGWFDTHRSLAVSLVSAGMGMAPMTMSPLAAWLISHHDWRSAMLIVAGVVGAIMIPVAFLVRRPPALQGEHAEAVTENGEPPMSLAQALRSPQFIILTATSFFCCATHSGPIIHTVSYAITCGVPMIAAVTIYSVEGLAGMGGRIAFGLLGDRFGAKRLLVFGLLAQAFGALGYAFVRELAAFYAVAAVFGFIYAGTMPLYAVLVRENFPLRMMGTVIGGTSMAGSLGMATGPLVGGLIYDAFASYTWLYVGSWAMGIGAFLIMMTFRPMPAARPNAVPVPA from the coding sequence ATGAGCAATTCGACCTATCGCTGGGTGATCGTCGCGGCCGGCGGTCTCCTGGGCTGCGTCGCAATCGGCGGCATGTTTTCGCTGCCGGTGTTCCTCCAGCCCATGGCGCGGGAGACCGGCTGGTCGGTGACCGGCATCTCCAGCGCGATGACGATCGGCTTCCTTGCGATGGCCTTCACCAGCATGATCTGGGGCACGCTGTCTGACCGGTTCGGACCGCTCCCGGTGGTGCTGACCGGATCGGTCGTGCTGGCGTCGAGCCTTGCGCTGGCAAGCCAGGCCACGTCGCTATTGGCGTTTCAGTTCGTGTTCGGCGTGCTGGTCGGCGGGGCCACCGCCGCGATCTTCGCCCCGATGATGGCCTGCGTCACCGGCTGGTTCGACACCCATCGCAGTCTCGCCGTCTCGCTGGTGTCGGCGGGCATGGGCATGGCGCCGATGACGATGTCGCCGCTTGCGGCTTGGCTGATCTCCCACCACGACTGGCGTTCCGCGATGCTGATCGTAGCAGGCGTGGTCGGCGCGATCATGATCCCGGTCGCGTTCCTGGTGCGCCGTCCGCCGGCGTTGCAAGGCGAGCACGCTGAGGCGGTCACCGAGAACGGGGAGCCGCCGATGTCGCTGGCGCAGGCGTTGCGCTCGCCGCAATTCATCATCCTGACCGCGACCAGTTTCTTCTGCTGCGCCACCCATTCGGGTCCGATCATCCATACCGTGAGCTATGCCATCACCTGCGGCGTCCCGATGATCGCAGCGGTGACGATCTACAGTGTCGAAGGACTGGCCGGCATGGGCGGCCGCATCGCCTTCGGCCTGCTCGGCGATCGTTTCGGCGCCAAGCGCCTGCTGGTGTTCGGCCTGCTCGCCCAGGCGTTCGGCGCGCTCGGTTACGCCTTCGTCCGCGAACTTGCCGCATTCTATGCAGTGGCGGCGGTGTTCGGATTCATCTATGCCGGCACTATGCCGCTCTATGCCGTGCTGGTCCGCGAGAATTTTCCGCTGCGGATGATGGGCACTGTGATTGGCGGCACGTCGATGGCCGGCAGCCTCGGCATGGCAACCGGTCCCTTGGTCGGCGGCCTGATCTACGATGCCTTTGCGAGCTACACGTGGCTCTATGTCGGCTCCTGGGCCATGGGCATCGGCGCGTTCCTGATCATGATGACGTTTAGGCCGATGCCGGCGGCGCGGCCCAATGCGGTGCCGGTGCCGGCGTGA
- a CDS encoding glutaminyl-peptide cyclotransferase: MKKSEAEIIREYAFEGVESVGGVSFDGEQVWFAAGGRLIAFDPDTGKTTRILDIAAHAGTAFDGKHLYQIAEDRILKIEPDSGRVVSTIPAPGGGRDSGMAWAEGSLWVGQYRDRTIHQIDPETGKILRTIESNRFVTGVSWVDGELWHGTWEENHSDVRRIDPQTGEVIERLEMPQGVFVSGLESDGQDRFFCGSGSTNNKVRAIRRPKRDRK, translated from the coding sequence ATGAAGAAGTCTGAAGCCGAGATCATCCGGGAATATGCCTTCGAAGGCGTCGAGAGCGTGGGCGGCGTCAGCTTCGACGGCGAGCAGGTCTGGTTCGCGGCCGGCGGCCGGCTGATCGCGTTCGATCCCGACACCGGCAAGACCACCCGCATCCTCGACATCGCGGCCCATGCCGGCACCGCATTCGACGGCAAGCACCTCTACCAGATCGCCGAGGACCGCATTCTGAAGATCGAGCCGGACAGCGGACGCGTGGTGTCCACCATCCCCGCGCCCGGCGGCGGCCGCGACTCAGGCATGGCCTGGGCGGAAGGCTCGCTGTGGGTCGGCCAGTATCGCGACCGTACGATCCACCAGATTGATCCGGAGACCGGCAAGATTCTCCGCACCATCGAAAGCAACCGGTTCGTCACCGGTGTCTCCTGGGTCGACGGCGAGCTCTGGCACGGCACATGGGAGGAGAACCACAGCGACGTGCGACGGATCGATCCGCAGACCGGCGAGGTGATCGAACGGCTGGAGATGCCGCAGGGCGTGTTCGTCTCCGGGCTCGAATCCGACGGGCAAGACCGGTTCTTCTGCGGCAGCGGTTCCACCAACAACAAGGTGCGCGCCATCCGGCGGCCGAAGCGCGACCGCAAGTGA
- a CDS encoding helix-turn-helix domain-containing protein, protein MDSLITAAARALAAGDPLGALKRVALRDDAPALALRGIAMARLGDFARAKELLRRAGRAFGPREAIARARCVVAEAEIALVSRDLSFPKKALAAARATLAAHGDALNAAHAGYLEIRRLLLIGSLDAAERMLDDLDPAPFPPALRVGHELVVAGIAMRRLRTKPAREALARARDAARRAGIAELAAEVESTAHLLATPAARLIARGTERPLRLEEVEALLASKALVVDACRYVVRDIGTTISLTRRPVLFALARALGEAWPQDVSRGTLIARAFRGKHADESHRARLRVEIGRLRRALQPLADLSATPDGFVLEPRGRRNVAVLALPVEEEHAEVLAFLADGEAWSSSALSVALGASQRTVQRALDALAATGKVQSVGRARARRWMTPPVPGFTTTLLLPAPLPNG, encoded by the coding sequence ATGGACTCGCTGATTACAGCTGCGGCGCGCGCGCTTGCGGCGGGTGATCCCCTCGGCGCACTGAAGCGGGTGGCCCTGCGCGACGATGCGCCGGCGCTGGCGTTGCGCGGCATTGCGATGGCCCGGCTCGGCGATTTCGCCCGCGCCAAGGAGCTGTTGCGGCGCGCAGGCCGGGCGTTCGGTCCGCGGGAAGCCATCGCGCGGGCGCGCTGCGTGGTGGCCGAGGCCGAGATCGCGCTGGTGTCGCGCGATCTGTCCTTTCCGAAGAAGGCGCTGGCCGCGGCGCGCGCGACGCTGGCGGCGCATGGCGATGCGCTCAATGCCGCCCATGCCGGCTATCTCGAAATCCGCCGCCTGCTCCTGATCGGAAGCCTCGATGCGGCCGAGCGCATGCTTGACGACCTCGACCCGGCGCCCTTCCCGCCGGCGCTGCGGGTCGGCCATGAACTGGTCGTGGCCGGGATCGCGATGCGGCGGCTGCGGACCAAGCCGGCACGCGAAGCGCTGGCACGGGCACGGGATGCCGCGCGCCGCGCCGGCATCGCCGAACTCGCGGCCGAGGTCGAAAGCACCGCACATCTGCTCGCCACGCCGGCGGCGCGTCTGATCGCACGCGGCACCGAGCGGCCGCTGCGGCTCGAGGAGGTCGAGGCCCTGCTGGCGTCGAAGGCGCTCGTCGTCGATGCCTGCCGCTATGTCGTGCGCGATATCGGCACCACGATCTCGCTGACGCGGCGGCCGGTGCTGTTCGCGCTCGCCCGCGCACTGGGCGAAGCCTGGCCGCAGGACGTGTCGCGCGGCACGCTGATCGCGCGCGCATTTCGCGGCAAGCACGCCGATGAATCGCACCGTGCGCGGCTGCGGGTCGAGATCGGACGTCTGCGCCGGGCATTGCAGCCGCTCGCCGATCTCAGCGCGACGCCTGACGGCTTCGTGCTGGAGCCACGCGGCCGGCGCAACGTCGCCGTGCTGGCGCTGCCGGTCGAGGAGGAGCATGCGGAAGTGCTCGCCTTCCTCGCCGACGGCGAGGCCTGGTCGAGCTCGGCGCTGTCGGTCGCGCTCGGGGCGAGCCAGCGCACCGTGCAGCGCGCACTCGACGCGCTGGCCGCCACAGGCAAGGTGCAGTCGGTCGGCCGCGCCCGCGCCCGGCGCTGGATGACGCCGCCGGTGCCGGGATTCACGACGACGTTGTTACTCCCTGCCCCGCTGCCGAACGGCTAG
- a CDS encoding adenylate/guanylate cyclase domain-containing protein: MRLSSTLSWLVDAAAETAGANRLLADLGSHLITDGLPLAGGALTLEVPHPLIARRTWLWRAGNGEVIEALGFAPEQPFAMPELVGSGDAGRRWLGSLAPGPIHEDTIGTRPDGPTLGWIGTRPFTPAEADQLREAARFTAAPLAALAARATLTAALEAYLGRRSAARVLASPLRRNTGETIRAALLFADLRGFTALSESHPPAEVIAALDAWFDRIAGAIHAFGGEVLKFIGDGLLAIFPVTTSARSACEAALRAVSAARVGMAHLDAERLKQGLPPLPFGAALHLGEVHWGNIGAADRLDFTAIGAAVNLVSRLEGLCKPLEQTVLVSGALAAETEMPLIALGTHELRGIARPCAVFTVPEG; encoded by the coding sequence ATGCGATTGTCCTCGACACTGAGCTGGCTGGTCGACGCCGCCGCCGAGACCGCGGGCGCCAACCGGTTGCTGGCGGACCTCGGTAGCCACCTTATCACGGATGGCCTGCCGCTTGCCGGCGGCGCGCTGACGCTCGAAGTTCCACATCCCCTGATCGCAAGGCGCACCTGGCTGTGGCGCGCGGGCAATGGCGAGGTCATCGAGGCGCTCGGGTTCGCACCGGAGCAACCCTTTGCGATGCCCGAATTGGTGGGATCCGGCGATGCCGGCCGGCGCTGGCTCGGCAGCCTCGCGCCCGGCCCCATCCACGAGGATACGATCGGAACGCGACCGGATGGCCCGACCCTCGGCTGGATCGGGACCCGCCCCTTCACGCCCGCGGAGGCGGATCAATTGCGCGAGGCGGCGCGCTTCACGGCCGCACCGCTTGCTGCGCTCGCGGCGCGCGCGACACTCACCGCGGCGCTGGAAGCCTATCTCGGCCGGCGCAGCGCGGCGCGCGTGCTGGCGTCCCCCTTGCGGCGCAACACCGGCGAGACCATCCGTGCAGCCCTGCTGTTTGCCGATCTGCGCGGATTCACCGCGCTCTCCGAAAGCCATCCGCCTGCCGAGGTGATCGCGGCGCTCGATGCCTGGTTCGACCGCATCGCCGGCGCGATCCATGCCTTCGGCGGCGAGGTGCTGAAATTCATCGGCGACGGTCTGCTCGCGATCTTTCCGGTCACGACCAGCGCGCGCAGCGCATGCGAGGCGGCGCTGCGCGCGGTATCGGCGGCACGCGTCGGCATGGCGCATCTCGATGCCGAGCGGCTCAAGCAGGGCCTGCCGCCGCTGCCATTCGGCGCGGCGCTGCATCTCGGCGAGGTGCACTGGGGCAATATCGGCGCGGCCGACCGCCTCGACTTCACGGCGATCGGCGCCGCGGTCAATCTGGTCAGCCGGCTGGAAGGACTGTGCAAGCCGCTCGAACAGACCGTGCTGGTCTCGGGCGCGCTCGCCGCCGAGACCGAGATGCCGCTGATCGCGCTCGGCACCCATGAGCTGCGCGGCATCGCGCGGCCATGTGCGGTCTTCACCGTGCCGGAGGGATGA
- a CDS encoding SRPBCC family protein codes for MTEAFIVQREMQIAAPPATVFAFLTDPQKIVSWMGLEAETELHPGGLYLLKGVSGDMSRAARGAFREVVPVHRLAYSFGWEGGAEVPPGSSLIEIDLMEQDNGTLLRMTHSGLPNAAQCASHDKGWTHYLARLALAAGGRAPGPDRGPAQGN; via the coding sequence ATGACCGAAGCCTTCATCGTTCAACGCGAGATGCAGATCGCAGCTCCGCCCGCGACCGTGTTTGCCTTCCTGACCGATCCGCAGAAGATCGTCAGCTGGATGGGGCTCGAGGCCGAAACCGAGCTGCATCCCGGCGGGCTCTACCTGCTCAAGGGCGTCTCCGGCGATATGTCGCGGGCGGCGCGCGGCGCGTTTCGCGAGGTCGTGCCGGTGCATCGTCTGGCCTACAGTTTCGGCTGGGAAGGCGGCGCCGAAGTGCCGCCGGGATCGAGCCTGATCGAGATCGACCTGATGGAACAGGACAACGGCACGCTGCTGCGGATGACCCATAGCGGCCTGCCCAATGCGGCGCAGTGCGCGAGCCATGACAAGGGTTGGACGCACTACCTCGCCAGGCTCGCGCTCGCGGCCGGTGGGCGAGCTCCAGGCCCTGACCGCGGACCGGCGCAAGGCAATTAG
- a CDS encoding DEAD/DEAH box helicase codes for MPDVPNLSERLRQKDLLGFFSRSAVDKAVVYRAQGRVSGVEISEDLTRVQAQVRGTERKPYRVDIVLEFDGDRLVDVDGDCSCPMAVNCKHVAATLFEALQRPARSAGTAMLASRGATGNGQLRPDAVLPYQITEWIETVGRSVRDADYPPDVTQRLLYYLQPALAVGCIPCMDVSLVSVKILKTGEFGSKVSQPSLGEFSVDRAPKYYLGSDIDVLVRLASEFRSGYTLGRRAYSADVLKRIVATGRAFWRDHSGAALQWDEARDGRIAWRQVSKDGIGPLLTVEGATALNAEPPVYVDAAAGLIGPIRLNLPERLSSRILLAPAIPHALVGQVVQRLGQKLPGLDPGWLPEPPAAAVKVNVDPEPVLRLMLGHKMAHAYYYGDRTPDRVPVARVSFRYGPVEIEQSESAHRVESFHDGSLYVVARRKAKEKEMAARLTSLGLVDARSAFPLLDAVHMKDLTFAQSTDWLDFLNVDAAGLQAAGFEIRIDDDFPYRLATSSGVFDADFESSGIDWFELALGIEIDGERRDLAPLLAALISQPGFAPEAVKQLADDGASIYLPLADGRYLAMAADRFLPLVLALHSLALREAFVDASGKIRLSRAQIVPLLGLEADHFVFRGAENLRRMAGLLGARGLPAPVLPPDFNAVLRPYQTQGLAWLELLTESGLGGVLADDMGLGKTVQILALLALEKARGHLTDPAIVVAPTSLMTNWFNEARKFTPGLRILVLHGPARRQSFEAIADHDLILTTYPLIARDHEVLLAREWHVAVLDEAQTIKNSNATITRRLQGIRARHRFCLTGTPMENHLGELWSIMSFANPGYLGDRASFVRDWRTPIEKRADLGRARVLTHRIKPFLLRRTKQEVAAELPPKSEFTESVVIEGSQRELYDAIRLSMSEKVRKAIRERGLGKSHIVVLEALLRMRQACCDPALLNLDDGVKHPSAKLDRLMEMVEELLSEKRKIIIFSQFTSMLALIRKRCDALAIRYSVLTGETKDRRSAIDGFQNGASDLFLISLKAGGVGLNLTAADTVIIFDPWWNPAVEEQAIDRAHRIGQDKALFVYRLVAKGTIEEKMDELKARKRALADSIFDSKGRIGAALTEEDVQALFVD; via the coding sequence ATGCCTGATGTTCCGAATCTCTCCGAGCGACTGAGACAGAAGGACTTGCTCGGTTTCTTCAGCCGGTCGGCCGTCGACAAGGCCGTTGTTTACCGTGCGCAGGGCCGCGTCTCGGGGGTGGAGATCAGTGAGGATCTCACTCGCGTGCAAGCGCAGGTGAGGGGAACCGAACGCAAGCCTTACCGGGTCGATATCGTGCTGGAGTTTGACGGCGATCGACTGGTCGACGTCGACGGTGATTGCAGCTGTCCAATGGCTGTGAACTGCAAGCATGTTGCCGCGACGCTCTTTGAAGCCTTGCAGCGGCCGGCGCGGTCGGCCGGTACGGCAATGCTGGCGTCGCGAGGCGCCACGGGGAATGGTCAGCTGCGGCCTGATGCGGTGCTGCCCTACCAAATCACCGAATGGATCGAGACGGTCGGCCGGTCGGTACGGGACGCGGATTATCCGCCCGATGTCACGCAGCGATTGCTCTACTACCTGCAGCCTGCGTTGGCGGTGGGCTGCATTCCCTGCATGGATGTGTCGCTGGTATCCGTGAAAATCCTGAAGACGGGCGAGTTCGGCAGCAAGGTGTCGCAGCCATCTCTGGGCGAGTTTTCGGTCGATCGTGCTCCGAAATATTATCTCGGCTCTGACATTGACGTCCTCGTCAGGCTGGCCAGCGAGTTTCGGTCCGGCTACACGCTGGGCCGACGCGCGTATTCGGCTGATGTCCTGAAACGGATCGTCGCGACGGGGCGGGCGTTCTGGCGCGATCACAGCGGTGCAGCGCTGCAATGGGATGAGGCGCGCGACGGTCGCATCGCGTGGCGTCAGGTCAGCAAGGACGGCATCGGTCCGCTGCTGACCGTCGAGGGTGCAACGGCGCTGAACGCCGAGCCGCCGGTCTATGTCGATGCGGCCGCCGGATTGATTGGGCCGATCAGGTTGAATCTTCCGGAGCGGCTGAGCAGCCGGATTCTGTTGGCGCCTGCGATCCCGCACGCCCTTGTTGGGCAAGTCGTACAACGTCTTGGCCAAAAATTACCTGGCCTCGATCCCGGCTGGTTGCCCGAGCCTCCCGCCGCCGCGGTGAAGGTCAACGTGGATCCCGAGCCGGTGCTCCGCTTGATGCTGGGGCACAAGATGGCTCATGCCTATTACTATGGCGACCGTACGCCCGACCGGGTACCGGTGGCCCGGGTCAGCTTCCGCTACGGCCCGGTCGAAATCGAACAGTCGGAAAGCGCGCATCGCGTGGAGTCGTTCCACGACGGAAGCCTTTACGTCGTTGCGCGACGCAAGGCCAAAGAGAAGGAGATGGCCGCACGACTGACCAGTCTCGGCCTGGTCGACGCGAGATCGGCGTTCCCCCTGCTCGATGCCGTGCATATGAAGGATCTGACCTTCGCGCAGTCGACGGATTGGCTCGATTTCCTCAACGTCGATGCGGCCGGTTTGCAGGCGGCTGGTTTCGAAATTCGCATCGACGACGATTTCCCGTACCGGCTCGCGACGTCATCCGGGGTGTTCGATGCCGACTTCGAAAGCAGCGGCATCGACTGGTTCGAGCTCGCGCTCGGGATCGAGATTGACGGGGAACGCCGCGATCTTGCCCCGCTACTGGCCGCGCTGATATCGCAACCCGGATTTGCGCCTGAGGCGGTCAAGCAGCTTGCGGACGATGGCGCTAGCATCTACCTGCCGCTGGCTGACGGCCGCTATCTGGCGATGGCGGCCGATCGCTTCCTTCCGCTCGTACTGGCTCTCCATAGCCTGGCGTTGCGCGAAGCCTTCGTTGATGCGTCAGGAAAGATCCGGCTCTCGCGCGCCCAGATCGTGCCGCTGCTCGGTCTCGAAGCCGATCATTTCGTCTTCAGGGGAGCGGAAAATCTTCGTCGTATGGCGGGATTGCTCGGTGCCCGCGGATTGCCGGCTCCCGTCCTGCCACCCGATTTCAACGCGGTTTTGAGACCTTACCAGACGCAGGGGCTTGCCTGGCTCGAACTGCTCACGGAGAGCGGTCTGGGCGGCGTGCTGGCCGACGACATGGGATTGGGCAAGACCGTTCAGATCCTGGCGTTGCTTGCGCTGGAGAAGGCGCGCGGGCATTTGACCGATCCTGCGATCGTCGTCGCTCCCACGAGTCTGATGACCAACTGGTTCAACGAGGCGCGCAAGTTCACGCCAGGCTTGAGAATTCTCGTCCTGCATGGTCCAGCCCGCAGGCAGAGTTTCGAGGCGATTGCCGATCACGACCTCATCCTCACCACCTATCCGCTGATCGCGCGCGACCACGAGGTACTGCTTGCGCGTGAGTGGCACGTCGCAGTGCTGGACGAGGCCCAGACCATCAAGAACTCCAACGCGACGATAACGCGACGGCTCCAGGGCATCCGCGCGCGGCATCGCTTCTGCCTGACCGGCACGCCGATGGAAAATCATCTCGGCGAACTCTGGTCGATCATGAGCTTTGCCAATCCGGGGTATCTCGGCGATCGCGCGTCGTTCGTGCGCGACTGGCGGACGCCAATCGAGAAGCGCGCCGACCTCGGACGCGCCCGGGTGCTGACGCACCGCATCAAGCCATTCTTGCTGCGGCGGACCAAGCAGGAGGTGGCCGCCGAGTTGCCGCCGAAAAGCGAGTTCACAGAGAGTGTCGTCATCGAAGGCAGCCAGCGGGAGCTCTACGACGCCATCCGTTTGTCGATGTCGGAGAAGGTCCGCAAGGCGATCCGGGAACGTGGCCTGGGCAAGAGCCATATCGTCGTGCTCGAAGCCCTACTCAGGATGCGACAGGCCTGCTGCGATCCCGCACTGTTGAATCTCGACGACGGCGTCAAGCATCCGTCTGCAAAACTCGATCGCTTGATGGAGATGGTGGAGGAACTCCTAAGCGAGAAGCGCAAGATCATCATATTCTCGCAGTTCACCTCCATGCTGGCGCTGATCCGCAAGCGCTGCGACGCGCTCGCGATCCGGTACAGCGTGCTGACCGGCGAAACGAAGGACCGCAGGAGCGCGATCGACGGATTTCAGAACGGTGCCAGCGACCTCTTCCTGATCAGCTTAAAGGCCGGTGGTGTCGGGCTCAACCTGACGGCCGCGGACACCGTGATCATCTTCGATCCCTGGTGGAATCCCGCGGTCGAGGAGCAAGCCATCGATCGCGCCCATCGCATCGGGCAGGACAAGGCGCTGTTTGTTTATCGGTTGGTGGCCAAAGGCACGATCGAGGAGAAAATGGACGAGCTCAAAGCCCGCAAGCGCGCGCTGGCCGACAGCATTTTCGATTCCAAAGGACGCATCGGCGCTGCGCTCACGGAAGAGGACGTGCAGGCACTGTTCGTGGATTGA